The genomic DNA ACGAAACCAAAGCCGCCCAAAAATCCTAGATAATTTGAAAGAAAATTTGATACTACACCTACCAATATGATATCAATAAGCCATGCCCAGAATCTACTTTCCCATTTGGCCAAATATATTGTTTCCATTTTACCACCTTTTCGTATAGAAACCTCAGAAAATGCGATATATAACTCTTTCTAATTAATATATAATGTATAAATACAATTACGTTCCACAGTAAGTCTTGTATCCAATTTCCGACTCAGGCGGCTTTTGGAACTCTTCCTCCACATTGCTATAGTCATAAGGTCTTTTTAGCACTTTAAGTAATCTTTCAAATTCTCCCTTATCTAGTATTGCTTTTTCAACATGATGATTTCTAGGTACTATGACAGGATTATTACTCTGCATTAATTTCTGAGTTTTTAAGGAGTCTTGTTTAGCTACCCTCTCTTTCCACCTAATAAACCAATCCCTCCCTTCATCTTCGGTGAAAGGATCTTCATTCTTCGAGAGCTTAAAAAAAGTATTGGTATAGTCCATTTTGTATTTCTTCATTAATGTGAGAAGTTCCATTATCATATTCTCATCCCCCTCTTTTTTTGAGAGAAGGCCCAATTTATTACTCATCATTTTGATGTATACATTTTGGAACTTTTCATCAAATTCGCTAATAATCTCCTCTGCAATTTTGATAGCTTCTCTTTCATTTTCATGGATTAGAGGGAGGAGTGCTTCAGCAAATTTTGCAATATTCCATTTTATTATATTTGCCTGATTCCCAAATGAATATCTGCCCTGTTTATCTATGGAACTATAGACTGTTTTCTCATCGTAGGAATTCATAAATGCGCATGGCCCATAATCTATTGTTTCTCCAGCTATGCTTGTATTGTCAGTGTTCATGACGCCATGGATGAAGCCTATTCGGAGCCATTCTACTATTAGTTTTATTTGTCTATCCATGACTTTTTTTAATAATGCCTCTGCAGGATTATTGTCACTTTTTAATTCAGGGTAATGTCTTTCTATTGTATAATTAAGCAATTGCTTGAGTTGTTTTATTTCCAAAAGAGATGCATACTCAAAAGTGCCTATTCGTATATGACTTTCGGCTATTCGTGTCAGCACAGCTCCTGATTGCTCTGTTTGTCGGTATAATTTGTCCTTAGTTTCGATGACGCACAAACTTCTTGTGGTCGGTATTTTCAAATAGTGTATTGCCTCACTTATCAAGTATTCTCTAAGCATTGCTGGAAGTGTTGCACGTCCGTCCCCACCCCGGCTATAAGGTGTCCTCCCAGAGCCCTTTAGCTGTATATCGTATAGTTTGTCTTTGAACAGAATTTCGCCTAAAATAATTGCTCTTCCATCTCCAAGTACTGTAAAATAGCCAAATTGATGGCCTGCATATGCCTGGGCAAAAGGCTTTGTATTTGGGATTATCTTGTTACCTGAGAAGTAATCAATGATTTCCTTCTCGGTAAGCTTAATATTAAGTTTTTTAGCCAATTCTTTATTATAATAAAAAATGCTTGGCCCCTTTACAGGTAGTGGATCCTGTAGCGTGTAAAAAATATTGTCAAGATTAAGATAAGTTTTATCCAATTTGATGTGGCCCTCATTATTTTCATTATTCATTTTTCTTTATTTATATCCTCTATATTTAACTTGGTCTACTTTAGAAAAGGAACCTAATTGAGCATTTAACTGGAAAATATTTATTAAGATTAAAAGATACCTATATTTTAATATGAAAATAGGATACCCCTGTATAAACAGAAGCATTGGATGTACAGCAAATTCTACCTTTCGATTGGCAAATTATTCTGAAAGTAATCTAATTGAAAAAGTTACCAATAATCTTGATTGCCTTGGTAAGATACTAAGATACAATTTAGATAATGATTTGCTCTTCTTTAGAATAAGTTCAGACTTAATCCCTTTTGCAAGCCACCCTGTATGCACTTTTAATTGGCAAGAATATTTTAAAGAAAGATTTCAAAACATTGGAACTTTCATATTAAAAAACGACATTAGGATCTCAATGCACCCTGACCAGTTTATATTGATAAATTCGAACAACGAGTCAATCGTTAGAAAGAGCATTCTGGATTTAAAATGGCATTGTGAAGTTTTGGATTTAATGGGTCTTGATGAAACGGCCAAGGTGCAGATTCATGTGGGGGGTGTTTATGGGGACAAAGATTCTGCAATCGATAGATTTGTAGACAACTACAAAAAACTTCCAGATTTTATTAAGAAAAGATTGGCCATAGAAAACGATGAAAAATTATATTCTCTTAAAGATTGTCTTTCGGTATCTAAAAAAACAGACGTTCCAGTTATTTTTGATTCTTTTCATCATAGTTGTCTGAATAATGGCGAAACGATGAAAGAGGCTGTAGAGTTATCTCAAAGAACATGGAAAACACAAGATGGCATACTAATGACAGATTATAGCTCACAAGCGCCAAATGAAAGATTTGGAAAGCATGTGCCCCATATTGATATAGAAAATTTCAGAGGATACTTAGAAGAAACTAGAGGGCATGATTTTGACATAATGCTTGAAATCAAGGATAAAGAAAAAAGTGCTTTAAAAGCTATAGAAGTAATCAAGGATAGTTAAAGTGTTTAGTTTGGCCCTATTAGATAAAAGATAAATTCAATTAAAAACAGAAAAATAAACATAAATTTATTCAAATAGTGAAGGCTCTAATTCCATGGCCTTTTGAAAACTCTCTTTGGCTTCAACGTGCCTTTCAAGATTTTGGAGGGCCACACCTTTATTAAACCATATGGCCCCTAGATTGGGCTCTAATTCCAAAGTCTTGTTATAATATTCCAAAGCGTCTGCGTGATTTCCTTGCATAAAAAGTGCATTTCCCTTGAAAGCCAAAGCTTCTAGGAAGTTCGGATCTATCTCAATTATCTTGTCAAACTTTTCAATTGCTTCTTCATACTTTTTTTCAGATATTAATTTATAACCTTCATGCATATATTTTTCTTTTGTTTCATTTTCCATATCAAATCACCCCATACATTTATAAAAAATACAAGCCTTTTAAGTCTTTTGGTAACTCTAAATCAAAAAATAAGGCAAAATATGTTTAATTTTATAAATATAAGTTAAAATTAGATTTATAATAATCTATATAGCTTGAATTTAACTATTTTATATAATAATTTAAGATAATAATTTTATAATCTTAAAATCTTATTAATAATTACAATTATATTTACTTATTTATTCCTAAAAAGTGGCAGAAGTATTTTAACAAATAAGGCCTAAGAAAAATAAATGTCAAAAGATATAGACTTAGGTTTAAGATTAGGGTGTGGCCTTTTCTATAAATTCTAAACATTTCTTATTTCCGGATCTGTTTCCGACCAAGAGAAACAAGGGCTAAGCCTATAACTATCACCAATAGATTATTTATCAGGGCATCATTGCTAGGGGCCTGCAATATGCTAATTAATGTATACAATGCGCTGACTGATCCAACAAATAAAAGGAGGTATCCTAAAACTTTTCCCATTTGTAATCACCGTCAAAAAATATTCTTTCTAGCATTTAAAATTTTCTTTAGGTATCTTCAATCTCTTTTTCTCTCTTGCAGTTAAGATAAGCTCCGTAATTTCTGGGCTTAATTTTTCATCTTGTCATTTTTTTCTTCTTCAGTTGATTTACCAGATTGTTTCACTGCTTTAAGTGCATATTCTGCAGCCCCTATTGAATGGTCCGCCATATGTGCAGTTGTTACGACATGCCCCACCGAAAGAGTACAGCAGTTATGATTGGATTTGATGACTCATTTACCACTGCTATGCCCCCTAATGAGGCTTTTCTTGCTTCGCCGACTGTTGTTTTTTCTTTTTCCCAATCTTCTGCAACATGTAGTACATGAATTAGACGTTTGTCAATATTATCTTGCATAAGAAGTAATACATGCTCTGAGCATTCCTTGCCCATTTAATCAATTGATGATTATGGTCTTTGGTCAGTGGCCCACCACGATGTAGGGCAACAAATCTTTATCCCTGATTGCATACACCTCTTATCAATTAAATCAAATCTAGGGATAAATCTAAAAAGAATCAATCTAAATCTATTCTTTTGGCATTCTGTTGTATTTTTTGAAATAGTTTTTCAAATTCACTAGGCTTCAAGCCGTCTTCATCGCAGTGGTGATTTGAACAGTAGTAGGTGTCGTCATATGCAGGTAAATGGATCCATCCATTTTGATCATCCCACACTTCAGCAAAATACCTGAATCTAACGCCTGCACACCTCTTACACGGCTTGCCCTCAGAAATTAACCAAAGTTTGTATTTGATTTCTTCCCCATCACCCCCAGTCAAAGTTATCTTTTTTGTGTATGTTTCCGTGTAAGCTTGAGTATCCATTTCCCAATTATCTTCTACATTCTCAAAAACATTCATTTTATCGCCTATGTCAGTATTGTTGATTCTAAATATATAAATTTTTCATTTATATAATAAAGAAAATAGTTGATTATCAACATTGTTATTTACAGAGTCGAAAAAAATCTATCAGAAAAGAAGATTAAAAAGAAAAGTACACAGTTTGTCGCTTCACCAGATTATGTGAAGACCCTAGCTTGT from Methanofastidiosum sp. includes the following:
- the uvsE gene encoding UV DNA damage repair endonuclease UvsE — encoded protein: MKIGYPCINRSIGCTANSTFRLANYSESNLIEKVTNNLDCLGKILRYNLDNDLLFFRISSDLIPFASHPVCTFNWQEYFKERFQNIGTFILKNDIRISMHPDQFILINSNNESIVRKSILDLKWHCEVLDLMGLDETAKVQIHVGGVYGDKDSAIDRFVDNYKKLPDFIKKRLAIENDEKLYSLKDCLSVSKKTDVPVIFDSFHHSCLNNGETMKEAVELSQRTWKTQDGILMTDYSSQAPNERFGKHVPHIDIENFRGYLEETRGHDFDIMLEIKDKEKSALKAIEVIKDS
- a CDS encoding tetratricopeptide repeat protein; the encoded protein is MENETKEKYMHEGYKLISEKKYEEAIEKFDKIIEIDPNFLEALAFKGNALFMQGNHADALEYYNKTLELEPNLGAIWFNKGVALQNLERHVEAKESFQKAMELEPSLFE
- a CDS encoding YdiU family protein, translated to MNNENNEGHIKLDKTYLNLDNIFYTLQDPLPVKGPSIFYYNKELAKKLNIKLTEKEIIDYFSGNKIIPNTKPFAQAYAGHQFGYFTVLGDGRAIILGEILFKDKLYDIQLKGSGRTPYSRGGDGRATLPAMLREYLISEAIHYLKIPTTRSLCVIETKDKLYRQTEQSGAVLTRIAESHIRIGTFEYASLLEIKQLKQLLNYTIERHYPELKSDNNPAEALLKKVMDRQIKLIVEWLRIGFIHGVMNTDNTSIAGETIDYGPCAFMNSYDEKTVYSSIDKQGRYSFGNQANIIKWNIAKFAEALLPLIHENEREAIKIAEEIISEFDEKFQNVYIKMMSNKLGLLSKKEGDENMIMELLTLMKKYKMDYTNTFFKLSKNEDPFTEDEGRDWFIRWKERVAKQDSLKTQKLMQSNNPVIVPRNHHVEKAILDKGEFERLLKVLKRPYDYSNVEEEFQKPPESEIGYKTYCGT